Proteins encoded in a region of the Solanum dulcamara chromosome 9, daSolDulc1.2, whole genome shotgun sequence genome:
- the LOC129904135 gene encoding uncharacterized protein LOC129904135, with protein sequence MVRGLVLDKKRGNILKMDRHKYVKVAYHGFRELSKDDKVATYGNTLLRDSFDEPDYALIDTLFSLAEAYLFAQLVDFKDKNPGKVPEDAE encoded by the exons ATGGTCAGAGGCTTAGTTCTTGATAAAAAGAGGGGGAATATATTAAAG ATGGACCGACACAAATATGTGAAAGTAGCTTATCATGGATTTAGGGAGCTTTCCAAGGATGATAAAGTCGCTACTTATGGCAATACCTTGCTTCGGGATTCATTTGATGAACCTGACTATGCACTTATTGATACCCTTTTCTCTCTTGCTGAAGCCTACTTATTCGCTCAGTTGGTGGACTTCAAGGACAAAAATCCAGGAAAAGTTCCTGAAGATGCAGAGTAA
- the LOC129904134 gene encoding agglutinin-like, translating to MLVESWGGTSGSEWNYKFTNPIKEIVIAHETVIDSIIFRTLGQQGIIDSPKFGGRGGNKKFKVTIENAPWEYLTGIRGTLGYYVGHLVVKSLCFTTNLKTYGTIGAAAGGTPFSLVLKEGGAIVGFHGRYGAYLDAIGVYLQHVAAPEHSKPLKDSKVEEISDKFPNVRTCTCSTIVKVHKKLDVMKCIQPRSPGPWGGCSGKGWDDGVFCTIKQVHIYMNTIISAVSGIQIEYEKKDKTSVWSQLHGGFGIGAGNYDNINIDGENEILIGIEGYYSPVKENGGLDTLRQITFYTNKGKYGPYGTEIGAYFRSSAARGKIVGFHGKCGVFLNAVGVHMEYF from the exons ATGTTGGTTGAATCATGGGGAGGCACAAGTGGATCAGAATGGAATTACAAGTTCACAAATCCCATTAAAGAGATAGTCATAGCTCATGAGACTGTTATAGACTCCATTATTTTCAGAACCCTTGGTCAACAAGGTATCATTGATTCACCAAAATTTGGTGGCAGAGGgggaaataaaaaattcaag GTTACTATTGAGAACGCTCCTTGGGAATATTTGACAGGCATTAGAGGTACATTGGGATATTATGTTGGCCATTTGGTTGTAAAATCTCTCTGTTTTACGACTAATTTGAAGACTTACGGAACAATTGGGGCCGCGGCTGGTGGAACCCCGTTTTCACTCGTGCTCAAAGAAGGTGGCGCGATTGTGGGGTTCCACGGGCGTTATGGAGCTTACCTTGATGCCATTGGCGTTTATTTGCAGCATGTTGCTGCACCCGAACATAGTAAACCACTAAAAGATTCGAAAGTTGAAGAAATTAGTGACAAATTCCCTAATGTACGTACGTGTACATGTAGTACTATTGTTAAAGTGCATAAA AAATTAGACGTGATGAAGTGTATTCAGCCGCGAAGTCCTGGACCTTGGGGAGGATGTAGTGGAAAGGGTTGGGATGATGGTGTATTTTGTACTATTAAACAAGTACACATTTATATGAACACAATAATCTCAGCTGTATCTGGAATTCAAATTGAGtatgaaaagaaagacaaaacttCAGTTTGGTCACAACTTCATGGTGGTTTTGGTATTGGAGCTGGGAATTATGACAAT ATAAACATTGATGGTGAAAATGAAATCTTGATTGGAATTGAAGGATATTATAGTCCAGTGAAGGAAAATGGGGGCCTAGATACATTAAGACAAATCACATTTTATACAAATAAGGGAAAATATGGACCTTATGGAACTGAAATTGGAGCTTATTTTAGATCTTCAGCAGCTAGAGGAAAAATTGTTGGTTTTCATGGAAAATGTGGTGTTTTCTTGAATGCTGTTGGTGTTCACATGGAATATTTCTAA
- the LOC129904131 gene encoding agglutinin-like, with protein sequence MGNQVRYDEVDSILVDAWGGSGGSEWNYKFKTPIKEILINHGEIIDSIMFITVTEQGDTIKSQRFGGNGGRRDKVHIEAAPLEYLRGIKGTYGNYGGKLVVKSLSFMTNGGRIYGPIGKEAGGTPFSFVMKKGGAIVGFHGRCGSYLDAIGVYLEKLRPEPKEADQTKVEPNEPMVEEIEIHDKMDVMKTIVPRSAGPWGGCSGKGWDDGVFCTIKQVQVHMDTHSTAISGIQIEYLKKLDKTVFWSHLHGGLGAGSGIITKINIDGDNEFLIGIEGFYSPVDRNGGLDTIRQITFYTNKGKYGPYGTEIGTYFSSSAARGKIVGFHGKSGVYLNAIGVHMEYF encoded by the exons atg GGAAATCAAGTGCGTTATGATGAAGTAGATTCAATATTGGTGGATGCATGGGGAGGAAGTGGTGGATCAGAATGGAATTACAAGTTTAAAACTCCAATTAAAGAGATACTGATAAATCATGGAGAAATTATAGACTCCATCATGTTTATAACTGTTACTGAACAAGGAGATACAATAAAATCACAAAGATTTGGTGGCAATGGTGGTCGAAGAGACAAG GTTCATATTGAGGCAGCTCCATTGGAATATTTGAGAGGGATCAAGGGAACATATGGAAATTATGGTGGGAAATTGGTTGTAAAATCTTTAAGTTTTATGACAAATGGAGGGAGAATATATGGACCAATTGGAAAGGAGGCTGGTGGAACTCCATTTTCATTTGTGATGAAAAAAGGTGGAGCTATTGTTGGATTCCATGGGCGTTGTGGGTCGTATCTTGATGCTATTGGTGTTTATTTGGAGAAACTTAGGCCTGAACCAAAAGAAGCTGATCAAACAAAAGTTGAGCCAAATGAACCAATGGTTGAAGAAATTGAAATCCATGAT AAAATGGATGTGATGAAGACTATTGTGCCAAGAAGTGCTGGACCTTGGGGTGGATGTAGTGGAAAAGGTTGGGATGATGGAGTATTTTGTACTATAAAACAAGTGCAAGTTCATATGGACACACATAGCACAGCTATATCAGGAATTCAAATTGAGTATCTAAAGAAATTAGACAAAACAGTATTTTGGTCACACCTTCATGGTGGTCTTGGAGCTGGGAGTGGAATAATTACAAAG ATAAACATTGATGGTGACAATGAATTCTTGATTGGAATTGAAGGATTTTATAGTCCAGTGGACCGCAATGGGGGCCTAGACACAATAAGACAAATCACATTTTATACAAATAAGGGAAAATATGGACCTTATGGAACTGAAATTGGAACTTATTTTAGCTCTTCAGCAGCTAGAGGAAAAATTGTTGGTTTTCATGGAAAAAGTGGTGTTTACTTGAACGCAATTGGTGTTCATATGGaatatttctaa
- the LOC129902376 gene encoding berberine bridge enzyme-like D-2 translates to MKQISIIFVLFTSLVVPSFATNSTNLNTCLISYNVSNFTVFRTGDDSNYYSNLLDFSIQNLRFAESFMPKPMVIIVPESKEQLVSSVLCCLQGSYEIRIRCGGHSYEGTSSVSLEGTGSPFVVIDLMKLDDVSLDLDSGTAWVQGGATLGQTYYAISQGTDVHGFAAGSCPTVGVGGHISGGGFGFLSRKYGLAADNVVDALLVDAKGRILDRESMGEDVFWAIRGGGGGIWGIIYAWKIQLLKVPKIVTSFILSRPGSKRYVSQLVHKWQLVAPKLDDEFYLSVSIRAVAGRGVHEMNAQFNGFYLGPKTKAISILNDAFPELRVQNHDCKEMSWIESTLFFSELDNSSNVSLLKQRYFEKKSYFKAKSDYVKTPISMNDIMATLDVLEKEPKGHIILDPYGGAMERISEDAIAFPHRKGNLYGIQYLVEWEEKDNSIAKSNAYIEWIREFYNTMVPLVSSAPRAAYVNYIDLDLGVMDNLLLSTNADHAVERARAWGQKYFLNNYDRLVKAKTKIDPINVFRHQQGIPPLFALMQEHNYSTE, encoded by the coding sequence ATGAAACAAATTTCGATCATCTTCGTTTTGTTTACTTCGCTTGTTGTACCTTCCTTCGCTACTAATAGTACAAACCTCAATACATGTTTAATCAGTTACAATGTTAGTAACTTCACTGTTTTCCGAACAGGGGATGATAGTAATTATTACTCTAACTTGCTTGATTTCTCCATTCAGAATCTCCGTTTCGCGGAGTCCTTTATGCCTAAACCAATGGTCATTATTGTACCGGAGAGCAAGGAGCAGCTCGTAAGCAGCGTTCTGTGCTGCTTACAAGGTTCGTATGAGATTAGAATAAGGTGCGGAGGACATAGTTATGAAGGGACTTCATCTGTTTCCTTAGAGGGAACTGGTTCTCCATTTGTGGTCATTGATTTGATGAAATTAGATGATGTTTCGTTAGATTTGGATTCAGGAACGGCTTGGGTGCAGGGTGGTGCTACGCTTGGTCAGACTTATTATGCAATTTCCCAAGGCACTGATGTTCATGGATTTGCAGCAGGTTCTTGCCCAACTGTGGGCGTTGGTGGACACATTTCCGGGGGTGGTTTTGGATTTTTGTCAAGAAAATATGGACTTGCTGCTGATAACGTGGTGGATGCTCTTCTTGTTGATGCAAAAGGAAGGATATTAGACCGCGAATCCATGGGAGAAGACGTTTTTTGGGCCATCAGAGGTGGTGGTGGAGGAATATGGGGAATCATTTATGCTTGGAAAATCCAATTACTCAAAGTGCCTAAGATTGTCACTAGTTTCATACTCTCTAGGCCTGGATCCAAACGTTACGTGTCTCAACTAGTTCACAAATGGCAACTAGTTGCACCAAAATTAGACGATGAATTTTACCTATCCGTCTCCATTAGAGCTGTTGCTGGTAGAGgagttcatgaaatgaatgCCCAATTCAACGGATTTTACCTAGGTCCAAAAACTAAAGCCATTTCAATCTTGAATGATGCTTTTCCTGAATTGCGCGTTCAAAATCATGACTGCAAAGAAATGAGTTGGATTGAGTCCACACTTTTCTTTTCTGAATTAGATAACTCTTCCAACGTTTCCCTTTTAAAACAACGCTACTTTGAgaaaaaatcatactttaaagCCAAGTCAGACTATGTTAAGACCCCAATTTCAATGAATGACATAATGGCAACTCTTGATGTACTTGAGAAAGAACCTAAGGGACACATTATATTGGACCCTTATGGCGGAGCTATGGAGAGGATTAGTGAAGACGCAATTGCTTTCCCTCATAGAAAAGGTAACCTTTACGGAATTCAATATCTAGTAGAGTGGGAAGAAAAGGATAATAGTATCGCCAAGAGCAACGCGTACATAGAGTGGATAAGGGAGTTTTACAATACAATGGTGCCCCTTGTTTCAAGCGCGCCAAGGGCAGCTTATGTCAACTACATAGATTTGGACCTTGGAGTCATGGACAACTTATTGCTAAGCACTAATGCTGATCATGCAGTGGAAAGAGCTAGGGCCTGGggtcaaaaatatttcttgaataaCTATGATAGGTTGGTCAAGGCTAAGACAAAAATTGACCCGATAAATGTTTTTCGACATCAACAGGGCATCCCTCCCTTGTTTGCCTTAATGCAAGAGCATAACTATAGTACTGAGTAA
- the LOC129902375 gene encoding uncharacterized protein LOC129902375, producing MTIKLVVGGLTMNIISAYAPQVGLDEEIIRLFWEDLDEVVVSIPPTEKLFIGGDFNGHIRSVSTGYDEVHRGFGFGCRNGGGASLLDLAKAFALMVANSSFLKKEKHLVTFRRSRAAMQIDFLLLKKR from the coding sequence atgacgATTAAGTTAGTCGTTGGAGGGCTCACcatgaacattattagtgcctaTGCACCGCAAGTGGGGTTGGACGAGGAGATAATAAGGCTCTTTTGGGAGGACTTGGACGAAGTGGTGGTCAgtataccgcctactgagaagctattcataggaggagatttcaatggaCACATTAGGTCTGTTTCGACGGGCTATGATGAGGTGCATAGAGGATTTGGTTTCGGGTGCAGGAATGGTGGAGGAGCCTCACTCCTGGATCTCGCAAAAGCTTTTGCATTAATGGTAGCCAACTCAAGTTTTCTAAAGAAGGAGAAGcacttggtaacctttcgtAGATCGAGGGCGGCGATGCAAATAGACTTTTTGCTCCTTAAAAAAAGATGA
- the LOC129904133 gene encoding agglutinin-like: MGNQVSYDEVDSILVDAWGGSGGSEWNYKFKTPIKEILINHGEIIDSIMFITVTEQGDTIESPRFGGNGGRRDKVDIHSWEYLKGIKGTYGNYGGKLVVKSLSFITVVDNIYGPFGKEAGGTPFSFVMKKGGAIVGFHGRCGSYLDAIGVYLEKLTPEPKEADQTKVEPNEPMVEEIEIHDKMEVMKTIVPRSAGPWGGCSGKGWDDGVFCTIKQVQVHMDTHITAISGIQIEYLKKLDKTVFWSHLHGGLGAGSGIITKINIDGDNEFLIGIEGFYSPVDNNGGLDTIRQITFYTNKGKYGPYGTEVGTYFSSSAARGKIIGFHGKSGVYLNAIGVHMEYF, encoded by the exons ATGATGAAGTAGATTCAATATTGGTGGATGCATGGGGAGGAAGTGGTGGATCAGAATGGAATTACAAGTTTAAAACTCCAATTAAAGAGATACTGATAAATCATGGAGAAATTATAGACTCCATCATGTTTATAACTGTTACTGAACAAGGAGATACAATAGAATCACCAAGATTTGGTGGCAATGGTGGTCGAAGAGACAAG GTTGATATTCATTCATGGGAATATTTGAAAGGGATCAAGGGAACATATGGAAATTATGGTGGGAAATTGGTTGTAAAATCTTTAAGTTTTATAACAGTTGTAGATAATATATATGGACCATTTGGAAAGGAGGCTGGTGGAACTCCATTTTCATTTGTGATGAAAAAAGGTGGAGCTATTGTTGGATTCCATGGGCGTTGTGGGTCGTATCTTGATGCTATTGGTGTTTATTTGGAGAAACTTACGCCTGAACCAAAAGAAGCTGATCAAACAAAAGTTGAGCCAAATGAACCAATGGTTGAAGAAATTGAAATCCATGAT AAAATGGAGGTGATGAAGACTATTGTGCCAAGAAGTGCTGGACCTTGGGGTGGATGTAGTGGAAAAGGTTGGGATGATGGAGTATTTTGTACTATAAAACAAGTGCAAGTTCATATGGACACACATATCACAGCTATATCAGGAATTCAAATTGAGTATCTAAAGAAATTAGACAAAACAGTATTTTGGTCACACCTTCATGGTGGTCTTGGAGCTGGGAGTGGAATAATTACAAAG ATAAACATTGATGGTGACAATGAATTCTTGATTGGAATTGAAGGATTTTATAGTCCAGTGGACAACAATGGGGGCCTAGACACAATAAGACAAATCACATTTTATACAAATAAGGGAAAATATGGACCTTATGGAACTGAAGTTGGAACTTATTTTAGCTCTTCAGCAGCTAGAGGAAAAATTATTGGTTTTCATGGAAAAAGTGGTGTTTACTTGAACGCAATTGGTGTTCATATGGAATATTTCTAA